A section of the Methanococcus vannielii SB genome encodes:
- the tmk gene encoding dTMP kinase, with the protein MNKFIVFEGIDGSGKTTQAKMLAEKLNAEYTCEPTTGKIGRTIREVLSGSECKKETLALLFAADRVEHVSEIEKMLQKSHVVTDRYVYSSIIYQTMQGISKEFIYSINFFAKIPDIVVILDVDTEEALKRMEFREKEIFEKIEFQKKIKQEYHKIAELKCSKFEPTYGFVMVNTTGKTPEEVFNELFNKILDKIPDII; encoded by the coding sequence ATGAACAAATTTATAGTTTTTGAAGGAATTGATGGGAGTGGTAAAACTACACAAGCTAAGATGCTTGCTGAAAAACTAAATGCAGAATATACTTGCGAACCTACAACTGGAAAAATAGGAAGAACTATACGAGAGGTTCTTTCTGGTTCAGAATGTAAAAAAGAAACACTAGCCCTTCTTTTTGCAGCCGATAGAGTAGAACATGTTTCTGAAATTGAAAAAATGTTACAAAAATCCCATGTGGTAACTGATAGGTACGTTTATTCATCCATAATTTACCAAACAATGCAAGGGATTTCAAAGGAATTTATTTATTCGATAAACTTTTTTGCAAAAATTCCTGATATTGTAGTAATTTTAGACGTGGATACAGAAGAAGCCTTAAAAAGAATGGAATTTAGGGAAAAAGAAATTTTTGAAAAAATAGAATTTCAAAAAAAAATTAAGCAAGAATACCATAAAATAGCAGAATTAAAATGTTCAAAATTTGAACCAACTTATGGGTTCGTAATGGTAAATACAACTGGAAAAACGCCTGAAGAGGTTTTTAACGAACTATTTAATAAAATTTTAGATAAAATTCCTGATATTATTTAA
- a CDS encoding NfeD family protein: MELGHVFILLGMGIIVLEVFLPGLNFPVAGVAVLIYGIFLLFAPEWALPSALIAGLLTAYLMKRFVYKTGLDVKIGAEKLIGEHGEIVDDILENNFGHVTINGERWQAKSSKSIKKRV; the protein is encoded by the coding sequence ATGGAATTAGGACATGTATTCATCTTATTAGGGATGGGAATAATTGTTCTTGAAGTATTTTTACCAGGATTAAATTTTCCTGTTGCAGGGGTCGCAGTTCTTATTTATGGCATATTTTTATTATTTGCTCCTGAATGGGCGCTTCCATCTGCTTTAATTGCAGGATTACTTACAGCATACCTAATGAAAAGATTTGTATATAAAACTGGATTAGATGTTAAAATAGGAGCAGAAAAACTTATTGGAGAACATGGGGAAATAGTAGATGATATTTTAGAAAATAATTTCGGACACGTAACAATTAATGGGGAAAGATGGCAGGCAAAATCCTCAAAATCAATAAAAAAAAGGGTCTGA
- a CDS encoding SPFH domain-containing protein, which yields MPFWLNLILGIFLLFIIIKSVIIVNQFELGIIFRLGKVRGKLTPGINFIIPFIDVPVKVDVRTKVIDVPPQEMITRDNAGVKIDAVIYYRVMDVSRAILEVQNFQYAIINLAQTSLRAIIGSLELDDALNKREYINSKLLETLDRDTDAWGVKVEKVELREIEPPTDIKNAMTQQMKAERLKRAAILEAEGEKQSKILKAQGIAESLKIEAEGQAKAIQIVSESAQTYFKNEAQLYRALDVTTDTLKDNTKFVISENVMDIAKKFIKQ from the coding sequence ATGCCTTTTTGGCTAAACCTGATACTAGGGATATTTCTATTATTTATCATTATAAAGTCAGTAATTATCGTAAACCAGTTTGAACTTGGAATTATATTTAGACTTGGAAAAGTTAGAGGAAAATTAACTCCGGGAATAAACTTTATAATTCCATTTATTGACGTACCTGTAAAAGTTGACGTTAGAACTAAGGTAATTGATGTTCCGCCTCAGGAAATGATTACAAGGGATAACGCAGGTGTTAAAATAGATGCAGTTATTTATTATCGAGTTATGGATGTAAGTAGGGCAATTTTAGAAGTTCAGAACTTCCAGTATGCAATTATAAACCTTGCACAGACTTCATTAAGGGCAATAATTGGTAGTCTTGAACTTGACGATGCTTTAAACAAAAGAGAATACATTAATTCAAAACTTTTAGAAACCCTTGATAGAGATACGGATGCATGGGGCGTAAAAGTAGAAAAAGTAGAGTTAAGAGAAATTGAACCACCTACTGACATTAAAAATGCAATGACCCAACAGATGAAAGCTGAAAGGTTAAAAAGAGCTGCAATTTTGGAAGCTGAGGGTGAAAAGCAGAGTAAAATCTTAAAAGCTCAAGGTATTGCAGAAAGTTTAAAAATCGAAGCAGAAGGCCAAGCAAAAGCAATACAAATTGTTTCTGAGTCTGCTCAAACCTATTTTAAAAATGAAGCACAGCTTTATAGGGCACTTGATGTAACTACAGACACGTTAAAAGACAACACTAAGTTTGTAATCTCTGAAAACGTAATGGATATTGCAAAAAAATTCATAAAGCAGTAA
- the rlmH gene encoding 23S rRNA (pseudouridine(1915)-N(3))-methyltransferase RlmH: protein MNITIISVGKIKEKYLEDAVLEYKKRLSRYTKLNIIEISDEKTPENPSDVEKSKILDKEAEGIFKNLKGDFYVVTLEILGKELDSKELAKNINDLSISGKKNIVFVIGGSLGLSQKVSEKSNFKLSFSKMTFPHQLMRVILLEQIYRSFRIINGEPYHK from the coding sequence ATGAATATAACAATTATTTCTGTTGGAAAAATAAAAGAAAAGTATCTTGAAGATGCAGTATTAGAATACAAAAAAAGGCTTTCTAGATACACTAAATTAAATATTATTGAAATTTCTGACGAAAAAACGCCTGAAAATCCAAGCGATGTTGAAAAGTCAAAAATACTTGATAAAGAAGCTGAAGGAATTTTTAAAAATTTAAAGGGGGATTTTTACGTAGTTACTCTTGAAATTCTTGGAAAAGAGTTAGATTCAAAAGAATTAGCAAAAAATATAAATGATCTTTCGATTTCTGGGAAAAAAAATATAGTATTTGTTATTGGGGGGTCATTAGGGCTTTCACAAAAAGTTTCTGAAAAGTCCAATTTTAAATTATCTTTTTCAAAAATGACTTTTCCACACCAACTAATGAGAGTTATCTTATTAGAACAGATTTACCGTAGTTTCAGAATAATTAACGGGGAACCATACCATAAATAA
- a CDS encoding ATP synthase subunit B family protein: MSAIDTIREIKHAENEAVNAIEEAKKKAAEIKLNSVEEGKKIISDTETSAELSASELVSKFEKEAKEKASEIIAKEEKAISEMVNIAKVKILNITLKDVIEF; this comes from the coding sequence GTGAGTGCTATAGATACCATTAGGGAAATAAAGCATGCAGAAAATGAAGCTGTAAATGCGATAGAAGAAGCTAAGAAAAAAGCAGCAGAAATAAAGCTTAATTCAGTAGAAGAAGGTAAAAAAATCATTTCTGATACTGAAACTAGTGCGGAATTATCTGCCAGTGAATTGGTTTCTAAATTTGAAAAAGAAGCTAAAGAAAAAGCATCAGAAATTATCGCTAAAGAAGAAAAAGCTATTTCTGAAATGGTGAACATTGCTAAAGTTAAAATTTTAAATATTACATTAAAAGATGTAATTGAATTCTAA
- a CDS encoding V-type ATP synthase subunit I has product MRPARMKKIRAVILDEKVDPVIRKLHESGLVELYDLSTKLEDPEWSAFLAPSPSAEYGRNVASLTIKVSRMLDLFSNVSKGEKTGLSGILNPKVPEKKKLSFSSSAEIISHVENVLSCVEGEVSEPAKKLAELENRKAILEALKDSVKYLADFELDLKFLGEGPYTYTVSGLSFPENLKGLESSLTDVTDGYVEIVKGAPVNTGEKEQKIPIIVNTLKQYMDVVGAELRKSGFERLDISEVIGTPKDVFIGSEKELQSIEKDTKSILEKLNALSKKWTEEVLVLHEILEIEKERAEAYSMTGKTVRTHLVEAWAPSKYVKKVQEIIETASEGYSVVEISEPDEPVEKIPVLLDNKKAIKPFEMLTEMYAPPKYNEIDPTMMIMPGFLLFYGIMLTDAVYGLLLALAGVVLWKRMGKVSQGAYNLGYILTLSGLSTVFFGILTGGYLGDFMLQFMGMDIYSTGLALVNPLGESTYISAAKPLLSLGGIDVNNGPMTILLFSIVAGILHLFIGLTVGISESLKKKSLLDAFLGQGMWMLLILAIVTTVFTGNMMIAGVAVILVIALCMIKGFMNGGVLDALLGAMDITGFLGNVLSYARLLALCLATGGLAMAVNIMAKLLGDAIPVIGILIAIVMLVFGHAFNFVMNGLGSFIHSLRLHYVEFFGQYYEGGGKKFSPFKAKREYTSN; this is encoded by the coding sequence TTGAGACCCGCAAGAATGAAAAAAATTAGGGCGGTCATCTTAGATGAAAAAGTAGATCCTGTTATTAGGAAACTCCATGAAAGCGGGCTAGTGGAGTTATACGATTTATCTACTAAACTCGAAGACCCTGAATGGAGTGCATTTTTGGCACCTTCACCTTCAGCCGAGTACGGTAGAAACGTCGCTTCGTTAACAATTAAAGTTAGCAGAATGCTAGATTTATTCTCTAACGTTAGCAAAGGGGAAAAAACAGGACTTTCAGGAATATTAAATCCAAAAGTACCTGAAAAGAAAAAACTATCATTTTCATCATCCGCAGAGATTATCTCCCATGTTGAAAACGTACTTTCATGCGTTGAAGGAGAAGTCTCGGAACCCGCTAAAAAGTTGGCCGAACTCGAAAATAGAAAAGCTATTCTTGAAGCATTAAAAGATAGTGTTAAATATCTCGCTGATTTTGAATTGGATCTTAAATTCCTTGGAGAAGGCCCATATACGTATACTGTTTCAGGTCTTTCATTTCCTGAAAACTTAAAGGGACTTGAATCATCATTAACTGATGTTACAGATGGATACGTTGAAATTGTTAAAGGGGCGCCAGTAAATACTGGTGAAAAGGAACAAAAGATTCCAATAATTGTCAATACATTAAAACAATACATGGATGTAGTAGGTGCTGAGCTTAGAAAATCCGGATTTGAAAGACTCGATATTTCAGAAGTTATCGGGACTCCAAAAGATGTTTTTATAGGGTCTGAAAAGGAACTCCAAAGTATTGAAAAGGATACGAAATCTATTTTAGAAAAATTGAATGCACTTTCTAAAAAATGGACTGAAGAAGTATTAGTACTACATGAAATCCTTGAAATTGAAAAAGAGAGAGCTGAAGCCTATTCAATGACCGGTAAAACTGTAAGGACACACCTTGTTGAAGCTTGGGCACCATCTAAATACGTTAAAAAAGTCCAAGAGATAATTGAAACTGCTTCTGAAGGATACTCCGTTGTTGAAATTTCGGAGCCAGATGAACCAGTTGAAAAAATACCTGTACTTTTAGACAATAAAAAAGCGATTAAACCATTTGAAATGCTTACTGAGATGTACGCACCTCCAAAATATAATGAAATCGACCCTACAATGATGATAATGCCTGGATTTTTATTATTCTATGGCATTATGCTTACAGATGCAGTGTATGGTTTATTACTTGCTTTGGCAGGTGTTGTACTTTGGAAGAGAATGGGTAAAGTAAGCCAAGGCGCATACAATCTTGGGTATATATTAACGCTTTCTGGTCTTTCAACAGTGTTCTTTGGAATATTAACTGGCGGGTATTTGGGAGACTTTATGCTCCAATTTATGGGTATGGATATTTACTCAACAGGACTTGCTTTGGTAAATCCACTTGGTGAAAGTACATACATTAGTGCCGCTAAACCATTACTGAGTCTTGGCGGAATTGACGTAAATAATGGGCCTATGACAATATTGTTATTCTCAATTGTTGCAGGTATTTTGCACCTATTTATTGGTTTAACAGTTGGCATTTCTGAAAGTTTAAAAAAGAAATCATTATTAGATGCATTCTTAGGTCAAGGAATGTGGATGCTATTAATACTTGCAATTGTAACTACAGTATTTACTGGAAACATGATGATTGCAGGTGTTGCAGTAATTTTAGTAATTGCACTCTGTATGATTAAGGGATTCATGAATGGTGGAGTTTTAGATGCATTACTTGGTGCAATGGATATTACGGGATTTTTAGGAAACGTTCTCTCTTACGCAAGACTTTTAGCTTTATGTTTAGCTACGGGAGGTCTTGCAATGGCCGTAAATATCATGGCAAAGTTACTTGGAGACGCAATTCCGGTTATTGGAATATTAATTGCCATAGTAATGCTTGTATTTGGACATGCATTTAACTTTGTAATGAATGGTCTTGGTTCGTTCATTCACTCATTAAGATTACACTATGTAGAATTCTTTGGCCAGTATTATGAAGGCGGTGGAAAGAAATTCTCACCATTTAAGGCTAAAAGAGAGTACACTTCAAACTAA
- a CDS encoding ATP synthase subunit K (produces ATP from ADP in the presence of a proton gradient across the membrane; the K subunit is a nonenzymatic component which binds the dimeric form by interacting with the G and E subunits): MVFENPLLLGAIGAGLAVGIAGLGSGIGAGITGASGAGVVAEDPNKFGTAIVFQALPQTQGLYGFLVAILILFVFKSAPEWAMLAAGIGTGLAGLSAIGQGIAAAAGLGAVAENDGIFGKAMVFSVLPETQAIYGLLVAILLLVGVFASPGVTTIAALGAGLAVGFAGLSGIGQGITAAGAIGATARDPDAMGKGLVLAVMPETFAIFGLLIAILIMLGIMF; the protein is encoded by the coding sequence ATGGTATTTGAAAACCCATTATTACTCGGAGCTATAGGTGCTGGTTTAGCAGTAGGTATTGCAGGTCTTGGTTCAGGTATCGGTGCAGGTATCACCGGTGCTAGTGGTGCAGGCGTTGTTGCAGAAGACCCTAACAAATTTGGTACTGCAATTGTATTCCAGGCATTACCTCAAACGCAAGGTCTCTATGGTTTCCTTGTTGCAATCTTAATCTTATTTGTATTCAAAAGTGCTCCTGAATGGGCAATGCTCGCAGCAGGTATTGGTACGGGATTAGCAGGTTTATCTGCAATCGGACAAGGAATTGCTGCTGCTGCTGGTTTAGGTGCTGTTGCAGAAAACGATGGAATATTTGGTAAAGCAATGGTTTTCTCCGTTCTTCCTGAAACACAGGCAATCTACGGTTTGTTAGTTGCTATCCTTTTATTAGTTGGAGTATTTGCAAGTCCGGGGGTTACAACAATCGCAGCACTTGGTGCTGGTTTAGCTGTGGGTTTTGCAGGTCTTTCAGGTATTGGTCAAGGTATAACTGCAGCAGGTGCAATTGGTGCTACTGCTAGGGACCCTGATGCAATGGGTAAAGGTTTAGTTTTAGCAGTTATGCCCGAAACCTTCGCTATCTTCGGTTTATTGATAGCTATCCTAATCATGCTAGGTATCATGTTCTAA
- a CDS encoding V-type ATP synthase subunit E, whose protein sequence is MGAEKITSKIMEDAKIQANVILAEAQKEKEALIKKAHEEAEKKKQAILKKGEKDAEMTRNRILAEARLSAKKNSLEERERTIAKAIQKLEEDLVKLPQKDEYKDILLKMIITGVYSVGGGELDLQLNKNDWKLIDDSTLWALEKEMEDRLKKVTVLKKGESLPIIGGCVVKTADKTKVSDNSLEATFERNLDIIRAKIAEMLF, encoded by the coding sequence ATGGGAGCGGAAAAGATAACATCCAAAATTATGGAAGATGCTAAAATTCAGGCAAATGTAATTTTAGCAGAAGCTCAAAAAGAAAAAGAAGCATTAATAAAAAAAGCTCATGAAGAAGCTGAAAAGAAAAAGCAAGCGATACTTAAAAAAGGAGAAAAAGATGCTGAAATGACTAGAAATAGAATTTTAGCTGAAGCTAGACTCTCTGCTAAGAAAAATTCGCTTGAAGAAAGAGAAAGGACAATAGCAAAAGCTATTCAAAAATTAGAGGAAGATTTAGTAAAATTACCTCAAAAAGACGAATATAAAGATATTTTACTAAAAATGATTATCACCGGTGTTTATTCAGTTGGTGGTGGTGAATTAGACTTACAACTCAACAAAAACGACTGGAAATTAATTGACGATTCCACGTTGTGGGCCCTTGAAAAGGAAATGGAAGACCGGCTTAAAAAAGTTACTGTCTTGAAAAAAGGCGAATCCCTACCAATAATTGGCGGTTGCGTTGTAAAAACTGCAGATAAAACAAAAGTGTCCGACAATAGCCTTGAAGCAACATTTGAAAGAAATTTGGACATTATAAGGGCTAAAATTGCTGAAATGTTGTTCTAA
- a CDS encoding V-type ATP synthase subunit C: MDALTQLMELAGMPTNIFMTLLVLAGIAIFLVIMIFLIRYLAETAPFAYVNARVRSMESRLLKDHKMNELIEAAGANELIGFLEDTDYGPYLSEVLGQSEDPTVAEKALDTHLAHVYKTLANISPDSARKILKLLEKKFDVKNIKTLLRAKYVGLNAEETFKLLIPLGTIPESRLRELSETKSVEEIVNALEGTGYTTILSDALTDYEQTGKLTALEMSLDKSILESLWKNVSVDGTEKDLFKEFIGAMIDIENLKIILKGKADGLSSEVISNYTTSKGYELAAWKLKELADVESIEGVISSLEGTKYTSIMNESLEEFEKVKSVYIFEKALDKYLVNMGKKLSLRQPFGIGPIIGLITSKELEIRNLKIIIKGKIEGLSASEIREILVS; this comes from the coding sequence ATGGATGCTTTAACACAGTTAATGGAACTAGCAGGGATGCCCACCAATATATTCATGACTTTATTGGTACTTGCAGGTATTGCCATATTCCTAGTTATTATGATCTTTTTGATAAGATATTTGGCAGAAACTGCTCCATTTGCTTACGTTAATGCAAGAGTAAGAAGTATGGAGTCAAGACTGCTTAAAGATCATAAAATGAATGAATTAATCGAAGCTGCAGGGGCTAACGAATTAATCGGGTTTTTGGAAGATACTGACTATGGGCCATATTTGTCTGAAGTATTAGGTCAAAGTGAAGATCCAACAGTTGCTGAAAAAGCACTTGATACTCACTTAGCACACGTATACAAAACACTTGCAAATATATCACCTGACTCTGCAAGAAAAATATTAAAATTGCTTGAAAAAAAGTTTGATGTTAAAAACATTAAAACACTTTTAAGAGCAAAATACGTTGGGCTCAATGCTGAAGAAACTTTCAAATTATTAATTCCCCTTGGAACAATTCCTGAAAGCAGATTAAGGGAATTAAGTGAAACTAAATCTGTAGAAGAAATAGTAAACGCTTTAGAAGGAACAGGTTATACGACCATTCTTTCAGATGCATTAACGGACTATGAACAGACTGGAAAGTTAACTGCTCTTGAAATGAGTTTGGATAAATCAATTCTTGAAAGCCTATGGAAAAACGTGAGTGTTGACGGTACTGAAAAAGACTTGTTTAAAGAATTTATTGGTGCAATGATTGACATTGAAAACTTAAAAATAATATTGAAAGGAAAAGCTGACGGGTTATCCTCCGAAGTTATTTCAAACTATACTACAAGCAAAGGATACGAGCTTGCTGCATGGAAGTTAAAGGAGCTTGCTGATGTCGAATCAATTGAAGGAGTTATCAGCTCACTTGAAGGTACAAAATACACTTCAATAATGAATGAAAGTCTTGAAGAATTCGAAAAAGTAAAATCCGTGTACATATTTGAAAAAGCTCTCGATAAATACTTAGTTAATATGGGTAAAAAATTATCACTGAGACAGCCATTTGGAATAGGCCCGATAATTGGACTTATTACTTCAAAAGAACTTGAAATAAGAAATTTAAAGATTATTATTAAAGGAAAAATTGAAGGATTGTCTGCTAGTGAAATCAGAGAGATTCTTGTATCCTAA
- a CDS encoding V-type ATP synthase subunit F codes for MRIGVVGDSDVAVGFRLAGLTDVYEVKSPEQASKAIEELDNNAEIGLIITTERIGEGIRETIANAKKVIVEVPDKNGPIVREKDPVKILVRNAVGIDIK; via the coding sequence ATGAGAATCGGCGTAGTTGGGGATTCCGATGTAGCAGTCGGATTTAGACTTGCAGGACTTACGGATGTCTACGAAGTTAAATCCCCTGAACAGGCTTCAAAAGCGATTGAAGAATTGGACAATAATGCTGAAATAGGATTAATAATTACTACTGAACGAATCGGCGAAGGAATCAGGGAAACTATTGCTAACGCAAAAAAAGTTATCGTAGAAGTTCCAGATAAAAATGGCCCTATCGTTAGAGAAAAAGATCCTGTAAAAATATTAGTAAGAAACGCAGTCGGTATAGATATTAAGTAA
- a CDS encoding ATP synthase subunit A, producing the protein MVVGKIIKISGPVVVAEGMKGSQMYEVVKVGNEGLTGEIIQLTENEAIIQVYEETAGIKPGEGVTGTGAPLSVELGPGMLKAMYDGIQRPLNAIEDATNSIYIPRGVNVPSLPRDVKWDFVPSVNVGDEVLAGDIIGTVQETASIVHKILIPVGINGKIKEIKSGSFTVEETVAVVETEKGDKLVTMMQKWPVRKPRPSKVKLPPVIPLLTGQRVEDTFFGLAKGGASAIPGPFGSGKTVTQHQLAKWSDVDVVVYIGCGERGNEMTEVIEEFPHLDDIKTGNKLMDRTVLIANTSNMPVAAREASVYTGITIAEYFRDQGLGVLLTADSTSRWAEAMREISGRLEEMPGEEGYPAYLSSKLAQFYERAGRVDCLGSEDRQGFVCIVGAVSPPGGDFSEPVTSNTLRIVKVFWALDANLARRRHFPAINWLTSYSLYINDIAGWWKKNTGEDWRVLRDEAMGLLQKEAELQEIVQLVGPDALPDRERVILEIARILREDFLQQDAYHEVDSYCSPKKQYNMLKVIMTFYKKALDAVAKGADPAKLSAVSVKGDIARMKYMPEEEFIKTKVPEMIKKMESELGALIK; encoded by the coding sequence ATGGTCGTCGGTAAAATTATTAAAATATCCGGCCCGGTTGTTGTTGCCGAAGGCATGAAAGGTTCCCAGATGTATGAAGTGGTTAAAGTAGGTAACGAAGGATTAACCGGAGAAATTATCCAGTTAACTGAAAACGAAGCGATTATTCAGGTTTACGAGGAAACTGCAGGTATTAAACCTGGAGAGGGCGTTACTGGAACCGGAGCACCTTTATCTGTAGAACTTGGCCCTGGCATGTTAAAAGCAATGTACGATGGTATCCAAAGACCTTTAAACGCAATTGAAGATGCTACAAACTCAATTTACATCCCAAGAGGGGTAAACGTACCTTCACTTCCAAGAGATGTAAAGTGGGACTTTGTGCCGTCCGTAAATGTTGGCGATGAAGTGTTAGCTGGTGACATCATCGGTACAGTTCAAGAAACTGCTTCAATCGTTCACAAAATCTTAATTCCAGTTGGAATTAACGGTAAAATCAAAGAAATTAAATCTGGAAGTTTCACTGTTGAAGAAACAGTTGCTGTTGTTGAAACAGAAAAAGGCGACAAATTAGTAACAATGATGCAAAAATGGCCTGTAAGAAAGCCAAGACCATCAAAAGTAAAATTACCTCCGGTAATCCCATTACTTACCGGGCAAAGAGTTGAAGATACATTCTTCGGTCTTGCAAAAGGTGGTGCTTCAGCAATTCCAGGCCCATTTGGAAGTGGTAAAACTGTTACACAACACCAGCTCGCTAAATGGTCTGATGTGGATGTCGTAGTTTACATCGGTTGTGGAGAAAGGGGTAACGAGATGACTGAGGTTATCGAAGAATTCCCACACTTAGATGACATCAAAACCGGAAACAAATTAATGGATAGAACCGTATTGATTGCAAATACCTCAAACATGCCCGTAGCTGCAAGAGAAGCTTCAGTTTACACTGGAATTACAATTGCAGAATATTTCAGGGATCAAGGTTTAGGTGTACTCTTAACTGCTGACTCAACATCAAGATGGGCAGAAGCAATGAGAGAGATTTCAGGTAGACTTGAAGAGATGCCTGGAGAAGAAGGTTACCCTGCATACCTTTCATCAAAACTCGCTCAGTTCTACGAGAGGGCAGGAAGAGTTGACTGTTTAGGTTCAGAAGACAGACAAGGATTCGTATGTATCGTAGGTGCAGTTTCCCCCCCAGGTGGTGACTTCTCAGAACCAGTTACATCAAACACTTTAAGAATTGTTAAGGTATTCTGGGCGTTAGATGCAAACCTTGCAAGAAGAAGACACTTCCCTGCAATCAACTGGTTAACCAGTTACTCACTCTACATCAACGATATTGCAGGCTGGTGGAAAAAGAACACTGGTGAAGACTGGAGAGTTTTAAGGGACGAAGCAATGGGTTTGCTTCAGAAAGAAGCTGAATTACAGGAAATCGTGCAATTAGTTGGTCCAGATGCACTTCCAGATAGGGAAAGAGTTATCTTAGAAATTGCTAGAATTTTAAGAGAAGACTTCTTACAGCAAGATGCATATCACGAAGTAGACAGCTACTGTTCACCTAAAAAACAGTACAACATGTTAAAAGTGATTATGACATTCTACAAAAAAGCATTGGATGCAGTAGCAAAAGGTGCAGACCCTGCAAAACTTTCAGCAGTTAGTGTAAAAGGAGACATTGCTAGAATGAAGTACATGCCTGAAGAAGAATTCATAAAAACGAAAGTACCTGAAATGATAAAGAAAATGGAATCAGAATTAGGTGCTTTAATTAAATAA
- a CDS encoding V-type ATP synthase subunit B, producing MDAMQKTIEYTSVSRIAGPLMVIEGIEGIAYGEIVDITTPNGEKRTGQVLEAREDIAVVQVFEGTSELNTSETRVRFTGETAKIGVSKDMLGRIFNGAGKPLDGGPEIIAEKKVDINGYPLNPVSRNPPNAFVQTGISTIDGTNTLVRGQKIPIFSGSGLPHNMLAAQIARQAKVRGEGEQFAVVFAAMGITSEESNYFMDEFKKTGALEKAVVFINLADDPAIERIITPRIALTTAEYLAYEKGMHVLVILTDLTNYCEALREIAAARNEVPGRRGYPGYMYTDLASLYERAGRVKGKEGTVTQIPILTMPHDDITHPIPDLTGYITEGQIVLSRELNRKGIYPPVDILPSLSRLAGNGQGPGKTRDDHAKVISQAYAAYAEGRGLRDLVAVVGEEALTERDRAFLKFADAFEGRVVTQGVDEDRSIEETLDIIWELLTILPKSELKRVSDELIEKYLPKK from the coding sequence ATGGACGCTATGCAAAAAACCATAGAATACACATCAGTCTCCAGAATTGCTGGTCCTTTAATGGTTATTGAAGGAATTGAAGGAATTGCTTACGGTGAAATTGTAGACATTACAACTCCTAACGGAGAAAAAAGAACCGGGCAAGTTTTAGAAGCTAGAGAAGACATTGCTGTTGTTCAGGTGTTTGAAGGAACTTCAGAATTAAACACAAGTGAAACAAGAGTAAGATTTACCGGAGAAACTGCAAAAATCGGTGTATCAAAAGATATGCTTGGTAGAATTTTTAACGGTGCAGGAAAACCACTCGACGGTGGGCCTGAAATCATTGCTGAAAAAAAGGTGGATATTAACGGCTACCCGCTAAATCCTGTTTCAAGAAACCCGCCAAACGCTTTTGTTCAGACAGGTATTTCAACAATTGATGGTACAAACACCCTTGTTAGGGGGCAAAAAATCCCAATCTTTTCCGGATCAGGTTTACCACATAACATGCTTGCTGCACAAATTGCAAGACAGGCTAAGGTAAGAGGAGAAGGTGAGCAGTTTGCAGTAGTATTCGCTGCAATGGGTATCACAAGTGAAGAATCAAACTATTTCATGGATGAATTTAAGAAAACAGGTGCTTTAGAAAAAGCTGTTGTATTCATCAACTTAGCAGATGACCCTGCAATTGAAAGAATCATTACACCAAGAATTGCATTAACGACTGCAGAGTACCTTGCATATGAAAAAGGAATGCACGTACTTGTTATATTAACTGACCTTACAAACTACTGTGAAGCATTAAGAGAAATTGCAGCTGCAAGAAACGAAGTGCCCGGAAGAAGAGGATACCCAGGTTACATGTACACTGACCTAGCATCTCTTTATGAAAGAGCAGGAAGAGTTAAAGGTAAAGAAGGAACTGTAACACAGATTCCAATTCTTACAATGCCTCACGATGATATTACACACCCAATCCCTGACCTTACAGGATACATTACTGAAGGACAGATTGTGCTTTCAAGAGAATTAAACAGAAAAGGTATCTATCCGCCAGTTGACATCTTGCCATCACTTTCAAGACTTGCAGGTAATGGACAGGGTCCTGGAAAAACAAGAGATGACCATGCAAAAGTTATCAGCCAAGCATACGCTGCATACGCAGAAGGTAGAGGTTTAAGAGACCTTGTAGCTGTTGTTGGTGAAGAGGCTTTAACTGAAAGAGATAGGGCATTCTTAAAATTTGCTGATGCATTTGAAGGGAGAGTTGTAACTCAAGGCGTAGATGAAGATAGAAGCATTGAAGAAACACTCGACATTATTTGGGAATTATTAACAATCTTACCAAAATCAGAATTGAAGAGAGTTTCAGACGAATTAATTGAAAAATATTTACCTAAAAAATAA